From the Entomomonas sp. E2T0 genome, one window contains:
- a CDS encoding DUF1656 domain-containing protein, with amino-acid sequence MGLHEVAIGGIYISPLLVFAILALPITKGVLMLIQKTPLPRWIWHEMLFICALYLLIFCILTLIVGVFF; translated from the coding sequence ATGGGGTTGCATGAGGTGGCTATTGGTGGTATTTATATCAGTCCGCTACTAGTTTTTGCAATATTAGCATTACCTATTACCAAAGGTGTGTTAATGCTTATTCAAAAAACCCCATTACCCCGATGGATATGGCATGAAATGCTATTTATTTGTGCATTATATTTATTGATTTTTTGTATACTGACATTAATTGTTGGCGTCTTTTTTTAG